Proteins encoded by one window of Salvia splendens isolate huo1 chromosome 14, SspV2, whole genome shotgun sequence:
- the LOC121764916 gene encoding receptor-like protein 52, protein MDISSFSSHLNLLITSFLLLQCLIDCSSANSDINTDRSSLTAFKSRISFDPHNILTKNWSDDSNICSWIGVTCDSRYHRVTQLNVSSMDLVGTIPPEIAKLSHLVSLDVSENSFHGPIPTSIFNMSNLQVLDLRNNSLSSKLPFDMCKHNLHKLKRLRISYNELYGEIPSSLEGCSQLEYLSLYSNNFSGHVPSQIGNLTLLQQLSLGANNLTGNIPREIGNLTMLQLLNFGDNKLSGNIPKEIGYLSNLQSLNIRVNQFSGAIPTTIYGMTSLMYCDFALNHLNGSLSRDIRNMTSLRRIGLENNNLIGEIPKEIGDLANFERLSMCCNKITGSVPREIGNLTNMVGIYLGNNALSGSIPKELGRLVNLWELQLKDNYLITGSIPKEFGNMASLTYLLLYNNKLSGAIPNEIGNMTLLRELRLYNNSLSGNIPKEIGRLNNLRVLSIEYNNISGPLPREIGNLTAISELWLFENNLNGPIPSTIGNMLELVFLELSHNRIVEEIPSSICNLRSLAILELSNNHLEGPIPKCLRNLSTSLLILHLNANKLTGPVPSIFTKGCILESINLNGNKLEGTLPQTLVNCSGLRGIDIGNNEIQGTFPFWMETLPRLRTLVLTSNKFNGTMLAASHVEQPFPKLQVLDVSQNAFVGSLPDGYFKKFRGMIDAKENQTDELYWFVRFMDLTLTVKGLEQLLERLLTTFTTIDLSSNKFSGSIPPSLGDLNSLRYLNLSHNTLRGHIPPSLGGMSLLESLDLSSNKLDGEIPSGLARLTFLAKLNLSMNNLAGQIPLSTQLSTFGNESYVGNVGLCGFPLTKKCERSTDTKPSFPQENDDDDDDEYGFIDGFGWRSVVVGYVCGSVVGIAIGYMIIRYGRPRWLVEFFLGVGYTNGIKMKRKNRATT, encoded by the exons ATGGATATATCTTCATTCTCCTCCCATCTCAACCTCCTCATAACCTCCTTCTTACTACTTCAATGTCTAATTGATTGTAGCTCAGCCAACTCAGATATCAACACTGATCGTTCTTCACTCACTGCTTTCAAATCTCGAATCTCTTTCGACCCCCATAATATATTGACCAAAAATTGGAGCGACGATAGCAATATTTGTAGTTGGATCGGAGTGACTTGTGATTCTCGGTATCACAGGGTGACTCAGTTGAATGTATCATCTATGGATCTTGTAGGCACCATTCCACCCGAAATCGCAAAGCTTTCTCATCTTGTTTCTTTAGATGTGAGTGAAAACTCTTTTCATGGTCCTATTCCCACATCTATTTTCAACATGTCAAATTTACAAGTTTTGGATTTGAGGAATAATAGTTTGTCTAGTAAACTACCGTTTGATATGTGCAAACACAATCTGCATAAACTCAAGAGACTTCGTATTTCTTACAACGAGTTGTATGGGGAAATACCATCGAGTTTGGAGGGGTGTTCGCAGCTTGAGTATCTTTCTTTGTACAGCAACAACTTCAGTGGACATGTGCCATCACAGATTGGGAACTTGACATTGCTTCAACAATTAAGCTTGGGAGCCAACAATTTGACTG GTAATATTCCAAGAGAAATTGGAAACTTGACAATGCTTCAATTATTGAACTTTGGTGACAACAAGTTAAGTG GTAATATTCCAAAAGAGATCGGTTATCTTAGTAACTTACAAAGTTTGAACATTAGAGTCAACCAGTTCTCAGGTGCTATACCGACAACTATTTACGGCATGACTTCGTTGATGTATTGTGACTTTGCATTGAATCATTTAAATGGATCATTATCAAGAGATATTCGCAACATGACATCCCTCCGCAGAATTGGCcttgaaaataataatctaattg GTGAAATTCCAAAAGAGATCGGTGATCTTGCTAATTTCGAGCGATTGAGTATGTGTTGCAACAAAATAACTGGTTCAGTGCCACGAGAAATTGGGAACTTGACAAACATGGTTGGTATATACCTTGGCAACAATGCTTTGAGCG GTTCTATACCTAAAGAGTTGGGCCGTCTTGTTAATTTATGGGAGCTGCAGTTGAAAGACAATTATCTAATTACTGGATCAATACCAAAGGAATTTGGGAACATGGCATCCCTTACCTACTTATTGCTTTACAACAATAAATTAAGTG GTGCTATCCCAAACGAGATTGGAAACATGACACTTCTTCGCGAATTAAGGCTCTACAACAATTCTTTAAGTG GTAACATTCCGAAAGAAATTGGTCGTCTTAATAATTTGAGGGTACTCAGTATCGAATACAACAACATTAGTGGACCATTGCCGAGAGAAATTGGAAACTTGACAGCCATTAGCGAGTTATGGCTTTTcgaaaataatttaaatg GTCCAATACCTTCCACTATTGGGAATATGTTAGAGCTGGTTTTCTTAGAACTCTCTCACAACAGAATAGTTGAAGAGATTCCATCATCTATCTGCAACTTGAGATCTCTTGCAATTCTAGAATTATCAAACAATCATTTGGAAGGACCAATTCCAAAATGTTTGAGGAACTTGAGCACATCTCTGTTAATCCTCCATTTGAATGCAAATAAACTTACTGGCCCCGTCCCATCAATATTCACAAAGGGATGCATTCTTGAGTCAATAAATCTGAATGGAAATAAATTGGAAGGAACACTACCCCAAACCTTAGTCAATTGCTCGGGTCTACGGGGCATCGACATTGGTAACAATGAAATACAAGGTACGTTTCCATTTTGGATGGAAACACTCCCCCGCCTTCGTACCCTCGTCTTGACATCAAATAAGTTCAATGGTACGATGTTGGCGGCTTCACACGTGGAGCAACCATTTCCAAAGTTGCAAGTCTTGGATGTATCACAAAATGCGTTTGTTGGTTCTCTACCTGATGGATATTTCAAGAAATTTCGAGGTATGATAGATGCCAAGGAAAACCAAACCGATGAGTTATATTGGTTTGTAAGATTTATGGACTTGACTCTCACAGTGAAAGGACTGGAACAGTTATTGGAGCGACTATTGACAACCTTCACAACTATCGATCTCTCATCCAACAAATTCTCCGGGAGCATTCCACCTTCTCTAGGAGATCTTAACTCTCTTAGATATTTGAATTTGtcacacaatacactcagaggaCATATACCACCATCTCTCGGAGGTATGAGTTTGCTCGAGTCGTTGGACTTGTCTTCAAACAAACTGGATGGAGAAATTCCGAGTGGATTGGCAAGGTTGACGTTTCTTGCCAAGTTAAATCTTTCGATGAATAATCTTGCCGGACAAATACCACTATCTACTCAACTTTCCACATTTGGTAATGAATCATATGTGGGAAATGTAGGGTTGTGTGGATTTCCATTGACGAAAAAATGTGAGAGGAGTACTGACACAAAACCATCGTTTCCTCAagagaatgatgatgatgatgatgatgagtacGGATTTATAGATGGATTTGGTTGGCGAAGTGTGGTGGTGGGGTATGTATGTGGATCTGTAGTTGGAATTGCAATTGGTTACATGATTATAAGATATGGAAGGCCAAGATGGTTAGTAGAATTTTTTTTAGGAGTCGGATATACTAACGGTAtaaagatgaagagaaaaaatagagcAACAACATGA